In Rutidosis leptorrhynchoides isolate AG116_Rl617_1_P2 chromosome 2, CSIRO_AGI_Rlap_v1, whole genome shotgun sequence, one genomic interval encodes:
- the LOC139889646 gene encoding uncharacterized protein yields the protein MKFLSLNIRGFGIGSPDDKVGWVKKLIKKEKPDFVAFQETRLNLVEDKWVQSIWGSPNCDFIQKSRDGMAGGQLLLWDTSSFEAVDIIRANVDRVIGVNGIWKENGSIVNVINIHGPHEDQKKVELWDALSNLLNQADEPFIMGGDFNEERDELERFNCEFIEYKARRFNDFIDGNRLIDIPLSGRNFTRVCDEGIKYSKLDRFLMNEKFFNMWKDPTALVMDRYLSDHCPIMFKDEERNFGPKPFKFFDAWLEEDGIEQVILDAWTTPIQNINRKDCVFRNKLKCVKNALQDWSKSYNSLDGDIEVLKDAVTNLELKAETCNLSDSEKILWRESRKKWLEKEMVKSCMLKQKARVKWTLDGDENTKFFHSVIKRNNNVCNIRGLVINGIWNDSPTDIKNEVFRHFKCVFEEPNG from the coding sequence atgaaGTTTTTATCTCTTAATATCAGAGGATTTGGGATTGGGAGTCCCGATGACAAAGTGGGTTGGGTTAAGAAATTAATCAAGAAGGAAAAACCTGATTTTGTGGCATTTCAAGAAACAAGGCTAAACTTGGTTGAAGACAAATGGGTGCAATCAATTTGGGGTTCACCAAACTGTGATTTTATTCAGAAATCTAGGGACGGGATGGCAGGGGGACAATTGTTGTTATGGGATACATCTAGTTTCGAAGCTGTTGATATTATAAGGGCGAATGTGGATCGGGTTATTGGTGTTAATGGTATTTGGAAAGAAAATGGCAGCATAGTAAACGTCATTAACATTCATGGGCCTCATGAGGATCAAAAGAAAGTTGAGCTATGGGATGCTTTATCGAATTTGCTAAATCAAGCTGATGAGCCGTTTATCATGGGTGGGGATTTTAATGAAGAAAGGGATGAATTAGAAAGATTCAACTGCGAGTTCATTGAATATAAAGCCCGAAGATTCAACGACTTTATTGATGGTAATAGGCTGATAGACATCCCGTTGAGTGGTAGGAACTTCACTCGAGTTTGTGATGAAGGTATAAAATACAGTAAACTCGATCGGTTCCTTATGAACGAAAAATTCTTCAACATGTGGAAGGATCCTACGGCACTAGTCATGGATAGATACCTCTCGGATCATTGTCCAATCATGTTTAAAGATGAAGAGCGTAATTTTGGTCCAAAGCCGTTTAAATTTTTTGATGCATGGCTAGAAGAAGACGGGATTGAGCAGGTTATCTTAGATGCGTGGACCACTCCTATCCAAAATATTAATAGGAAGGACTGCGTGTTTAGGAATAAGCTAAAGTGTGTAAAAAACGCGTTGCAGGACTGGAGTAAATCATACAATAGcttggatggtgatattgaggtgcTTAAAGACGCGGTTACCAATTTGGAACTCAAAGCCGAAACATGTAACCTCAGTGATAGTGAGAAGATACTATGGAGGGAGTCTAGGAAAAAGTGGCTTGAAAAGGAAATGGTCAAATCTTGCATGCTTAAACAAAAGGCCCGGGTAAAGTGGACTTTAGATGGTGATGAAAATACAAAATTTTTTCATTCGGTGATCAAGAGAAATAATAATGTGTGTAACATTAGGGGATTGGTGATCAATGGAATTTGGAATGACTCCCCGACTGACATAAAAAATGAAGTTTTCCGACACTTCAAATGTGTCTTTGAGGAACCGAATGGGTAA